The following are encoded together in the Hydrogenoanaerobacterium saccharovorans genome:
- a CDS encoding alcohol dehydrogenase catalytic domain-containing protein — protein sequence MSIPKTMKALVAYSATEYKYEPDYPTPQCGPDDIIIKTEGCGVCAGDLKCQHGAAMFWGDETQPSWVEPPFIPGHEFVGIIAEIGENVTGYKIGERVAADQIVPCGECRFCKDGHYWMCQPHQIFGFFSGLNGGMAEYVRLPKKAVIHKVPLEMPLNDGLLIEPYACSKHCVDRAKIEVEDIVVISGAGTLGLGMVTYAKLRSPKKLIVLDMMDERLEKAKEFGADLVWNPSKVNVTEEIMKLTDGYGCDVYIEATGHPSSVVQGMQMIRKLGRFVEFSVFGEPTTLDWSIIGDRKELDVLGSHLSPYCYPFVIENIANKTLKTNGIVSKSFAIEDWESAFDAATGKYRDFKVAIKF from the coding sequence ATGTCCATTCCAAAAACAATGAAAGCACTGGTGGCATACAGTGCAACCGAATATAAATACGAGCCCGATTACCCAACCCCGCAGTGCGGCCCCGATGACATTATTATTAAAACAGAGGGGTGCGGTGTGTGTGCGGGTGACCTAAAATGCCAGCATGGTGCTGCTATGTTTTGGGGCGATGAAACACAGCCGTCTTGGGTTGAACCGCCGTTCATCCCGGGGCACGAGTTTGTAGGGATTATTGCAGAAATCGGCGAAAATGTAACAGGTTACAAAATCGGCGAGCGCGTAGCTGCAGACCAGATTGTACCGTGCGGCGAATGCCGTTTCTGCAAAGACGGGCATTACTGGATGTGCCAACCGCACCAGATTTTTGGGTTCTTTAGCGGCCTCAACGGCGGTATGGCAGAATACGTAAGGCTACCTAAAAAAGCCGTCATTCACAAAGTCCCTCTGGAAATGCCGCTGAATGATGGACTTTTAATCGAGCCGTATGCCTGCTCGAAACACTGTGTAGACCGCGCAAAAATCGAGGTGGAGGACATTGTTGTCATCTCTGGTGCTGGCACTTTGGGCCTTGGCATGGTTACCTATGCAAAATTGCGCAGCCCCAAAAAGCTGATTGTACTGGACATGATGGATGAACGCTTAGAAAAGGCAAAAGAATTCGGCGCCGATTTGGTGTGGAACCCCTCAAAGGTAAACGTAACAGAAGAAATTATGAAACTGACGGACGGCTACGGCTGCGATGTTTACATTGAAGCAACAGGGCATCCATCTTCGGTAGTGCAAGGTATGCAGATGATTCGCAAACTCGGACGTTTTGTAGAGTTCTCTGTATTTGGCGAACCTACTACTCTTGACTGGTCAATTATCGGCGACCGCAAAGAACTGGATGTGCTGGGCTCTCACCTAAGCCCCTACTGCTACCCGTTTGTGATAGAAAACATTGCAAACAAAACCCTCAAAACCAACGGGATAGTATCTAAAAGTTTTGCGATTGAAGATTGGGAAAGCGCGTTTGATGCTGCAACCGGCAAATACCGCGACTTTAAAGTAGCCATTAAATTTTAA